In one Rhizobium leguminosarum genomic region, the following are encoded:
- a CDS encoding IS6 family transposase, whose amino-acid sequence MTRLARDPLYRRHRFPADVIAHAVWLYFRFPLSLRMVEDMLAARGVIVSHQTVRLWAEKFGGHFANDIRKRSTGKLGDKWHLDEVVISIGGKKHWLWRAVDQDGFVLDVLVQNRRNVKAAKRLMRKLLKGQGRSPRVMITDKLRSYGAAKRDIMPGVEHRSHKGLNNRAENSHQPTRRRERIMKGFKSARHLQRFASIHDPVANLFHIPRHEISSDHHRELRTEAMQMWNEIARLQTA is encoded by the coding sequence ATGACCCGACTTGCCCGTGATCCTCTTTATCGTCGCCACCGATTTCCAGCCGATGTGATTGCACATGCCGTTTGGCTTTATTTCCGGTTTCCGCTCAGTCTGCGCATGGTAGAGGATATGCTGGCGGCGCGTGGGGTCATCGTATCTCACCAAACCGTGAGGCTCTGGGCTGAGAAATTCGGAGGGCACTTTGCCAACGATATCCGGAAGCGATCGACCGGCAAGCTCGGCGACAAATGGCACCTCGATGAGGTCGTCATCTCCATTGGCGGCAAGAAACACTGGCTTTGGCGCGCCGTCGATCAGGACGGCTTCGTCCTTGATGTTCTGGTCCAGAACCGCCGAAATGTCAAAGCTGCAAAGCGTCTGATGCGAAAGCTTCTGAAAGGGCAAGGTCGTTCACCGCGTGTGATGATCACCGACAAACTTCGGTCCTATGGCGCCGCAAAACGCGATATCATGCCAGGTGTCGAGCATCGCTCGCACAAGGGATTGAACAATCGTGCTGAGAATTCTCATCAACCGACCCGGCGGCGAGAACGGATCATGAAGGGCTTCAAGTCAGCCCGACATCTCCAGCGTTTTGCTTCAATTCATGACCCTGTTGCCAACCTTTTTCACATTCCACGCCACGAGATCTCATCAGACCATCACCGCGAACTGAGAACCGAAGCTATGCAGATGTGGAACGAAATCGCACGCCTGCAAACCGCATAA